In Microbulbifer pacificus, the genomic stretch GCTTTTTTGGCGAAGAAACTGATCATCTTGTACTGACCGTTTTTGCCGTCCTTGAAGTGCGGAGTAATGACGTCCGCATCGAGGTGTTTCGGCCGTACGGATTTGAAGTATTCGTTGGAGGCGAGGTTGATGAGTTCACGGCTTTTCAATGCCTTGAGCTGCTCATTGAGCGCGGCGGTGATTTTTCCGTCCCAGAATTCGTACAGGTTTTTACCGCGACTGTTGGCGAATTTCGTAGCCATCTCGAGGCGGTAGGGCTGCATCAGATCCAGTGGGCGCAGCAGGCCATAGAGACCGGAGAGCATACGCAGATGTTTTTGCGCAAAGTCGAAATCGCGCTTTTTTAATGTCTCCGCCTCGAGCCCGGTGTATACATCGCCCTTGAACGCCAGCAGTGCCGGGCGGGCGTTATCGACGGTGAACGGGCGCTTCCAACAATGGAAGCGGTCGTAGTTGAGTACACCCAGCTTGTCGGAAATTTTCATCAGCGCCGATATGTCCTGCGGGCTGAGAGCCTTGAGCTCCTTGATCAGAACGGCAGAGTCCTTGAGGAAATCCGGTTGAGTGGTCTCCAGTGTGGGGATTTCACTCTCGTAATCGAGGGTTTTCGCAGGAGAGATAACGATCAGCATACAGCACACTCTTAAACACTATTCTGCTCTGCGGGAGGCCGAGAGCACAAGCACAACAGCTTTATTCTGGTTTCAAAATATCCTGCCACCAGTTCAGCGGCGTCTGTCCATCCTCCGGGTCATATACATTACCGTAGTACCAGACACTGTTGGCGCCGTCGCACGCGCCGTTCAGAATTTTTTCGATTTCCTCAAAACCGCAGCTTACATGGATGCTGTACACCAGCAGTCGCGGGCTCTCCATATCCAATTCGCCGCCGAGCTTTTCGATCTGCGGGGTGAGCTGGTCGGAGAGCCAGGTGCTGTCGCCGCGGCAGAAAACCCGCACGGCGAGATTACCGGATCGCTTGATCAGATCGAATCCGGGCTTTTCCGGATCCTTGCGGTTGATCTTGATGGTATCGCCACTGGCAATGCCCTTGATGAACGCCGGGGAACGCACCAGCTGTACGCTGTCATCGTCATTGACCCGCACCTGCAGCCGCTCCACCACCGGCTCCCCATCGGGGTTGGTACCGGCAAATAACTCGATAATCTGCAGTGCGCTCGACATAACCTCGCTCCCAGGACTGTGTACAATAATCGGCCTTGAACCCGGCCCGGCGCGCTTCGCGGGGCCACGTCAAAAGATCAAGCATTATACAGGGAGTGATCCATGATTCGTCGCTCAATCGCAAAACGGCTGCTGGCCGCCGCTGTCGCGGCCTCCGTAACCGCCGGAATCACCGGCTGCGCGGTCAACCCGGTAACCGGCAAGAAGGAACTGTCGCTGATGTCCCAGAGCCAGGAGGTGGCACTGGGCGCAGAGCAGTACCCGAAGGCACAGCAGACCCAGGGCGGTGAATACCTGATCGATCCGGCGCTGCAATCGTATGTCAGCCGTGTTGGCCAGAAGCTTGCCAAAGTCTCCGACCAGCCACAGCTGCCCTATGAATTTGTGGTACTGAACAACTCGGTGCCAAACGCCTGGGCGCTGCCGGGGGGCAAAATTGCCGTGAACCGCGGTCTGCTGGTGCTGCTGGAAGACGAGGCGGAGCTGGCGGCGGTTCTGGGACACGAGATCGTACATGCCGCCGC encodes the following:
- a CDS encoding DUF4265 domain-containing protein; translated protein: MSSALQIIELFAGTNPDGEPVVERLQVRVNDDDSVQLVRSPAFIKGIASGDTIKINRKDPEKPGFDLIKRSGNLAVRVFCRGDSTWLSDQLTPQIEKLGGELDMESPRLLVYSIHVSCGFEEIEKILNGACDGANSVWYYGNVYDPEDGQTPLNWWQDILKPE
- the yaaA gene encoding peroxide stress protein YaaA, which translates into the protein MLIVISPAKTLDYESEIPTLETTQPDFLKDSAVLIKELKALSPQDISALMKISDKLGVLNYDRFHCWKRPFTVDNARPALLAFKGDVYTGLEAETLKKRDFDFAQKHLRMLSGLYGLLRPLDLMQPYRLEMATKFANSRGKNLYEFWDGKITAALNEQLKALKSRELINLASNEYFKSVRPKHLDADVITPHFKDGKNGQYKMISFFAKKARGMMSRWAIDNRVRKAERLKDFNVAGYYFSAEHSSGNDWVFLRDEQPT